The Lewinellaceae bacterium genome includes a region encoding these proteins:
- a CDS encoding viroplasmin family protein has translation MAKSNKYYVVWAGNTPGIYESWTECQLQIKGYPNAKYKAFKTLAEAKAAFDGSYVDHFEKKGTKSPAALSPEARKEIVWDSISVDAACSGNPGLMEYQGVDTKNKTRIFYQKFELGTNNIGEFLALVHALAMFKKTGQNTPIYTDSRTAMAWVRNKKAKTLLKKTSQTAKLYELIDRAETWLKTNTYNNPIMKWKTEEWGEIPADFGRK, from the coding sequence ATGGCAAAAAGCAATAAATATTACGTCGTGTGGGCGGGCAATACGCCTGGCATCTACGAATCCTGGACTGAATGTCAATTACAAATAAAAGGATACCCGAATGCCAAATACAAAGCATTCAAAACACTGGCGGAAGCCAAAGCGGCTTTTGATGGTTCCTATGTAGATCATTTTGAAAAAAAAGGCACTAAATCACCAGCAGCCCTGAGTCCTGAGGCCCGAAAGGAAATTGTCTGGGACAGTATCTCCGTTGATGCGGCCTGCAGCGGCAATCCCGGCCTGATGGAATACCAGGGCGTGGACACCAAAAATAAAACCCGGATCTTTTATCAGAAATTTGAACTGGGCACCAATAATATCGGAGAGTTTCTTGCCCTGGTTCACGCCCTGGCGATGTTCAAAAAAACAGGGCAGAATACACCTATATATACAGACTCCCGAACGGCCATGGCCTGGGTGAGGAATAAAAAAGCGAAAACATTACTCAAAAAAACCTCCCAAACAGCGAAATTATACGAGCTCATCGACCGGGCGGAAACCTGGCTCAAAACCAATACCTACAACAATCCCATAATGAAATGGAAAACCGAAGAATGGGGAGAAATCCCCGCTGATTTTGGAAGAAAATAG